The following proteins come from a genomic window of Achromobacter sp. AONIH1:
- a CDS encoding carbon starvation CstA family protein, which produces MQTSSKGLGEHLVWLAVAVLGAFALGTVALARGETINALWVVIAAVCVYLIAYRYYSRFIAKKVFQLDPTRMTPAWKHNDGLDYVPTNKHVLFGHHFAAIAGAGPLVGPVLAAQMGYLPGMLWILAGVVFAGAVQDFTILFISTRRDGRSLGDLVKSELGKIPGVIALFGAFMIMVIILAVLALIVVKALTHSPWGTFTVAATIPIALFMGVYLRYIRPGKIGEVSIIGFVGLMAAIVFGQDVAAHPVLGPLFDFDGKGLTWILIVYGFIASVLPVWLLLAPRDYLSTFLKIGTIVGLAIGIVVVAPELKMPALTQFVDGSGPVWSGNLFPFLFITIACGAVSGFHALISSGTTPKLIENETQARYIGYGGMLMESFVAIMALVAACVIEPGIYYAMNSPAAVIGTTPDQVAQVVSSWGFVITPADLVQTAKDVGESTIISRAGGAPTLAVGMAHILHQAIGGPSMMAFWYHFAILFEALFILTAVDAGTRAGRFMLQDLMGTFAPSLKRTESLPANLIATGLCVAAWGYFLYQGVVDPLGGINTLWPLFGIANQMLAAIALTLGAVVLFKMKRERYAWVAVLPTLWLLACTLTAGWQKIFAADPKVSFLAHAAKYNAAIAEGKVLAPAKSLEQMSRVVLNDYINAGLCAIFMFVVISTVTFGIRAALRARAENRPTSRETPYEPLPSAAAAGAD; this is translated from the coding sequence ATGCAAACCAGCAGCAAGGGACTGGGTGAACACCTGGTCTGGCTGGCTGTCGCGGTACTGGGCGCGTTCGCGCTGGGCACCGTGGCGTTGGCCAGAGGGGAAACCATCAATGCGCTATGGGTGGTGATCGCCGCCGTATGCGTCTATCTGATCGCATACCGTTACTACAGCCGCTTCATCGCCAAGAAGGTTTTCCAGCTGGATCCGACGCGCATGACGCCGGCCTGGAAGCACAATGACGGCCTGGACTACGTGCCCACCAACAAGCACGTGCTGTTTGGCCACCACTTCGCCGCCATCGCCGGCGCAGGCCCGCTGGTCGGCCCCGTGCTGGCCGCGCAGATGGGCTACCTGCCCGGCATGCTGTGGATCCTGGCCGGCGTGGTGTTCGCCGGCGCCGTGCAGGATTTCACCATCCTGTTCATCTCGACGCGCCGCGACGGCCGTTCGCTGGGTGATCTGGTCAAGTCCGAGCTGGGCAAGATCCCGGGCGTGATCGCGCTGTTCGGCGCCTTCATGATCATGGTGATCATCCTGGCCGTGCTGGCGCTGATCGTGGTGAAGGCGCTGACGCATTCGCCGTGGGGCACCTTCACGGTGGCCGCCACCATTCCCATCGCGCTCTTCATGGGCGTTTACCTGCGCTACATCCGCCCGGGCAAGATCGGCGAAGTGTCCATCATCGGCTTCGTCGGCCTGATGGCCGCGATCGTGTTCGGCCAGGACGTGGCCGCGCATCCCGTGCTGGGTCCGCTGTTCGACTTCGACGGCAAGGGCCTGACCTGGATCCTGATCGTCTACGGCTTCATCGCCTCGGTGCTGCCCGTGTGGCTGCTGCTGGCCCCGCGCGACTACCTGTCGACCTTCCTGAAGATCGGCACCATCGTCGGCCTGGCCATCGGCATCGTCGTGGTCGCGCCCGAGCTGAAGATGCCCGCGCTGACCCAGTTCGTCGACGGTTCCGGCCCGGTCTGGTCGGGCAACCTGTTCCCGTTCCTCTTCATCACCATCGCCTGCGGCGCGGTGTCGGGCTTCCACGCGCTGATCTCCTCGGGCACCACGCCCAAGCTGATCGAGAACGAGACCCAGGCCCGCTACATCGGTTACGGCGGCATGCTGATGGAGTCTTTTGTCGCCATCATGGCGCTGGTGGCCGCCTGCGTGATCGAGCCGGGCATCTACTACGCCATGAACAGCCCGGCCGCCGTCATCGGCACCACGCCGGACCAGGTCGCCCAGGTGGTGTCCAGCTGGGGCTTCGTGATCACGCCGGCCGACCTGGTGCAGACCGCCAAGGACGTGGGCGAGAGCACCATCATCTCGCGCGCCGGCGGCGCGCCGACGCTGGCCGTGGGCATGGCGCACATCCTGCACCAGGCCATCGGCGGCCCGTCCATGATGGCGTTCTGGTATCACTTCGCCATCCTGTTCGAAGCGCTGTTCATCCTGACCGCCGTCGACGCGGGCACCCGCGCCGGCCGCTTCATGCTGCAGGACCTGATGGGCACTTTCGCGCCCTCGCTCAAGCGCACCGAGTCGCTGCCGGCCAACCTGATCGCCACCGGCCTGTGCGTGGCGGCCTGGGGCTACTTCCTGTACCAGGGCGTGGTCGATCCGCTGGGCGGCATCAACACGCTGTGGCCGCTGTTCGGCATCGCCAACCAGATGTTGGCCGCGATCGCGCTGACGCTGGGCGCCGTGGTGCTGTTCAAGATGAAGCGCGAGCGCTACGCCTGGGTCGCCGTGCTGCCGACGCTGTGGCTGCTGGCTTGCACGCTGACCGCCGGCTGGCAGAAGATCTTCGCCGCCGACCCCAAGGTCAGCTTCCTGGCGCACGCCGCCAAGTACAACGCCGCCATCGCCGAAGGCAAGGTGCTGGCCCCGGCCAAGTCGCTGGAGCAGATGTCGCGCGTGGTGCTGAACGACTACATCAACGCCGGTCTGTGCGCGATCTTCATGTTCGTGGTGATCAGCACGGTGACTTTCGGCATCCGGGCTGCGCTGCGCGCCCGCGCCGAGAACCGCCCGACCTCGCGCGAAACGCCGTACGAACCGCTGCCCAGCGCCGCGGCGGCCGGCGCGGACTGA
- a CDS encoding YbdD/YjiX family protein, with translation MLFSNMTSAAGAAGRYLGQTLRLMVGVPDYETYVEHMRATHPDQEPMSYEAFFRERQDARYGGKKRIGCC, from the coding sequence ATGCTGTTTTCCAACATGACTTCCGCCGCCGGCGCCGCCGGCCGTTACCTGGGGCAGACGCTCCGGCTGATGGTGGGCGTGCCGGATTACGAGACCTATGTGGAGCACATGCGCGCCACCCATCCGGATCAGGAGCCGATGAGCTACGAGGCGTTCTTCCGCGAACGGCAGGACGCCCGCTACGGCGGCAAGAAGCGGATCGGTTGCTGCTGA
- a CDS encoding energy transducer TonB has product MKWNNVAGALALSLMLGCAIAGSGSEYATHVRECVTLKDGMPVLDGPIVKVRYGFQVNARQRVESLELMESSGVADFDEAVGKGIQQCDPFPLPPLGGQLKHDFPLRMDITYDSRISDGK; this is encoded by the coding sequence ATGAAATGGAACAATGTCGCCGGCGCGCTGGCGCTATCGCTGATGCTGGGTTGCGCCATCGCGGGATCCGGCTCGGAATATGCGACGCACGTGCGTGAGTGCGTGACGCTGAAGGATGGAATGCCCGTCTTGGACGGACCCATCGTCAAGGTGCGCTACGGTTTCCAGGTCAACGCGCGGCAGCGTGTCGAGTCTCTTGAACTGATGGAGTCGTCGGGTGTGGCTGATTTCGACGAGGCTGTCGGGAAGGGCATCCAGCAGTGTGATCCATTTCCGCTGCCGCCCCTGGGTGGCCAGTTGAAGCACGACTTTCCTCTGAGGATGGACATCACCTACGACAGCCGCATCTCAGATGGGAAGTGA
- a CDS encoding Dyp-type peroxidase: MTIKEDRVTATTPQAVDARLTRSAIFLVATLNPGPDAEAAARGLCADIAGLTRSVGVRAADDTLSCVMGIGSQAWDRLFGAPRPKELHPFREINGVHHAPATPGDLLFHLRAERMDLCFELSTLIMARLEGAVTVADTAQGFKYFDDRDLLGFVDGTENPVAQAARDATLIGDEDEAFKGGSYVIVQKYLHDMKKWDEIPVEQQEKIIGRKKLSNVELDDAAKPSYAHNVLTVIEKDGEEQPILRDNMPFGDAGKGEFGTYFIGYARSPSRIERMLDNMFLGNPPGNYDRLLDVSRAVTGSLYFVPPADFLEDAE; encoded by the coding sequence ATCACTATCAAGGAAGACAGAGTGACCGCCACCACGCCCCAAGCCGTCGACGCCCGACTGACCCGCTCCGCCATCTTCCTGGTGGCCACCCTCAACCCCGGCCCGGATGCCGAGGCCGCCGCGCGCGGCCTGTGCGCCGATATCGCCGGCCTGACCCGCAGCGTGGGCGTGCGCGCCGCCGACGACACGCTGTCCTGTGTCATGGGCATCGGCTCGCAGGCCTGGGACCGCCTGTTTGGCGCGCCGCGCCCGAAGGAACTGCATCCGTTCCGTGAGATCAACGGCGTGCATCACGCCCCCGCCACGCCCGGCGACCTGCTGTTCCACCTGCGCGCCGAGCGCATGGACCTCTGTTTCGAGCTGTCCACGCTGATCATGGCGCGGCTGGAAGGCGCAGTGACGGTGGCCGACACGGCCCAGGGCTTCAAGTATTTCGACGACCGCGACCTGCTCGGCTTCGTCGACGGCACGGAAAACCCGGTGGCCCAGGCCGCGCGCGACGCCACGCTGATCGGCGACGAGGACGAGGCGTTCAAGGGCGGCAGCTACGTCATCGTGCAGAAGTACCTGCACGACATGAAGAAGTGGGACGAAATCCCGGTCGAGCAGCAGGAAAAGATCATCGGCCGCAAGAAGCTGTCCAACGTCGAGCTGGACGATGCGGCCAAGCCCAGCTACGCGCACAACGTGCTGACCGTGATCGAGAAGGATGGCGAGGAACAGCCCATCCTGCGCGACAACATGCCCTTCGGCGACGCCGGCAAGGGTGAATTCGGCACCTACTTCATCGGCTACGCGCGCTCGCCCTCGCGCATCGAGCGCATGCTGGACAACATGTTCCTGGGCAACCCGCCGGGCAACTACGACCGTCTGCTGGACGTCAGCCGCGCCGTGACGGGTTCGCTGTATTTCGTGCCGCCGGCGGATTTCCTGGAAGACGCCGAATAA
- a CDS encoding MFS transporter — protein sequence MQNRNTRSPVPALMFAVSVVGSNGLALSPILSDVARSFSTTPLTISTAISAYGAATAASAFFLAARIDRIGIRRTLLGGMLALIAALLLSAAAPHWLALTLAQAVAGTAAGVILPAAYGSASLIAQPGQEARTLGRVIAGWSVSLVAGVPLSALISDAIGWRATYGVLALCAAVALLGLRRLPERRAAHPAPLRLSRLLAPLSYRDVPALLLGCLAFSSAFYGVYAFLADHVRRLLALSAGQVGFIAFAYGAGFMLSGLLGARLIERLGPRRALPLALGAAALVYLALLPAARALPAVLLIAAVWGAASQLCLNLLVLLLSRARPEERGAVLGLNTCVTYLGASLGTAVAGTLYTHAGFATLALSASGAVAVAALGLHWRLNARRAARVQGSTEARASA from the coding sequence ATGCAGAATCGCAACACCCGCAGCCCCGTTCCCGCCCTGATGTTCGCCGTCAGCGTCGTGGGATCCAACGGCCTGGCGCTCAGTCCCATTCTTTCCGACGTGGCCCGGTCGTTCTCGACCACCCCGCTCACCATCAGCACGGCCATTTCCGCCTATGGAGCCGCCACCGCCGCCAGCGCCTTCTTCCTGGCCGCGCGCATCGACCGCATCGGCATCCGCCGCACGCTGCTGGGCGGCATGCTGGCGCTGATCGCCGCGCTGCTGCTGTCGGCCGCCGCGCCGCACTGGCTGGCGCTGACGCTGGCCCAGGCCGTGGCCGGCACGGCCGCCGGCGTCATCCTGCCCGCCGCCTACGGCTCGGCCTCGCTGATCGCGCAGCCCGGCCAGGAGGCGCGCACGCTGGGCCGCGTCATCGCCGGCTGGTCGGTATCGCTGGTGGCCGGCGTGCCGCTGTCGGCGCTGATTTCCGACGCCATCGGCTGGCGCGCCACCTATGGCGTGCTCGCGCTGTGCGCCGCCGTCGCCCTGCTGGGCCTGCGCCGCCTGCCCGAACGCCGCGCCGCCCATCCCGCGCCGCTGCGCCTGTCGCGCCTGTTGGCGCCGCTGTCGTACCGCGACGTGCCGGCGCTGCTGCTGGGCTGCCTGGCATTCTCGTCCGCCTTCTACGGCGTCTACGCCTTCCTGGCCGACCACGTGCGGCGCCTGCTGGCGCTGTCGGCCGGACAGGTCGGTTTCATCGCCTTCGCCTACGGCGCCGGCTTCATGCTGTCGGGCCTGCTGGGCGCGCGGCTGATCGAACGCCTGGGCCCGCGCCGCGCGCTACCGCTGGCGCTGGGCGCCGCCGCTCTGGTCTACCTGGCGCTGCTGCCCGCCGCGCGGGCGCTGCCGGCCGTGCTGCTCATCGCCGCCGTCTGGGGCGCGGCCTCGCAGCTGTGCCTGAACCTGCTGGTGCTGCTGCTGTCGCGCGCCCGCCCCGAGGAACGCGGCGCGGTGCTGGGCCTGAACACCTGCGTCACCTACCTGGGCGCCAGCCTGGGCACCGCCGTCGCCGGCACGCTGTACACCCATGCTGGCTTCGCCACGCTGGCCCTGTCGGCCAGCGGCGCCGTCGCGGTCGCCGCGCTGGGATTGCACTGGCGCCTGAACGCGCGCCGCGCGGCGCGCGTTCAAGGCAGCACCGAAGCCCGCGCCAGCGCCTGA
- a CDS encoding Lrp/AsnC family transcriptional regulator has product MSDLDERDRKLLTLLAADATPSYAELGKLLNLSAPAVHERVKRLKRDGQIKGIAARLDGAKIGRPLLAFVHVDTNNWTITQQVLGLAELNEVEEIHTITGKSAMLLKVRVSDTQALEQLLARIHKIEGITNTTSDIALTSYLERGPLPDDA; this is encoded by the coding sequence ATGTCAGATCTCGACGAGCGCGACCGAAAACTATTAACGCTGCTGGCCGCCGACGCCACGCCCAGCTATGCCGAACTGGGCAAATTGCTGAACCTGTCCGCGCCGGCCGTGCACGAGCGCGTCAAGCGCCTGAAGCGCGATGGCCAGATCAAGGGCATCGCCGCCAGGCTGGACGGCGCGAAGATCGGCCGGCCGCTGCTGGCCTTCGTCCACGTGGACACCAACAACTGGACCATCACCCAGCAGGTGCTGGGCCTGGCCGAGCTGAACGAGGTCGAGGAAATCCACACCATCACGGGCAAGAGCGCCATGCTGCTCAAGGTGCGCGTGAGCGATACGCAGGCGCTGGAGCAGCTGCTGGCGCGCATCCACAAGATCGAGGGCATCACCAACACCACCAGCGACATCGCGCTGACCAGCTATCTGGAGCGCGGTCCGCTGCCGGACGACGCCTGA
- a CDS encoding metallophosphoesterase gives MSLRQSSFFLRFLTLGALAHLYVGARLIPDGLHHGPSAAAAVLALALSCILIPLGMLARSSARPPWGDRIAWVGLITMGLFSSLFVFTVLRDALLLILWLASLAGLELGWTALRQASAWWVATLALAATIVGFVNARRRARVVTVDVPIAGLPPDLDGFTIVQISDIHVGPTIKQRYVQAIVDAVNQESPDLVAITGDVVDGSVEQLAAQASPLGQLRAPHGVYLVTGNHEYYSGAAPWVAEFRRMGLRVLMNEHALIHPSGLPMIIAGVTDYSAGAFDPHQRSNPAAALAGAPADAWPRILLAHQPRSAAAAEPLGYTLQLSGHTHGGQFFPWGFFVRLQQPYTAGLHRHGRMWIYISRGTGYWGPPKRLGAPSEITRLLLRAAPGPRV, from the coding sequence GTGTCCCTACGCCAATCCTCGTTTTTCCTGCGCTTTCTCACGCTGGGCGCGCTGGCCCATCTCTACGTCGGCGCCCGCCTCATTCCCGACGGACTGCATCACGGCCCCAGCGCGGCCGCGGCCGTGCTGGCGCTGGCGCTGTCCTGCATCCTGATCCCGCTGGGCATGCTGGCCCGGTCCTCGGCGCGGCCACCCTGGGGCGACCGGATCGCCTGGGTCGGGCTGATCACGATGGGCCTGTTCTCGTCGCTGTTCGTCTTCACCGTGCTGCGCGACGCGCTGCTGCTGATCCTGTGGCTGGCCAGCCTGGCGGGCCTGGAATTGGGCTGGACCGCGCTGCGGCAGGCCTCGGCCTGGTGGGTGGCGACGCTGGCGCTGGCCGCCACCATCGTGGGCTTCGTCAACGCGCGCCGGCGCGCCCGCGTGGTCACGGTGGACGTGCCCATCGCCGGCCTGCCGCCCGACCTGGACGGCTTCACCATCGTGCAGATCAGCGACATCCACGTCGGCCCCACCATCAAGCAGCGCTACGTGCAGGCCATCGTGGACGCGGTCAACCAGGAATCGCCGGACCTCGTCGCCATCACCGGCGACGTGGTCGACGGCAGCGTCGAACAGCTGGCCGCGCAGGCCAGCCCGCTGGGCCAGCTGCGCGCGCCTCATGGCGTGTATCTGGTGACGGGCAACCATGAATACTATTCGGGCGCCGCGCCCTGGGTCGCGGAATTCCGCCGCATGGGGCTGCGGGTGCTGATGAACGAGCACGCGCTGATCCATCCGTCCGGACTGCCGATGATCATCGCCGGCGTCACCGACTACAGCGCCGGCGCCTTCGATCCCCACCAGCGCAGCAATCCGGCGGCGGCGCTGGCCGGCGCGCCGGCCGATGCCTGGCCGCGCATCCTGCTGGCGCACCAGCCGCGCAGCGCGGCCGCCGCCGAGCCGCTGGGCTACACCCTGCAACTGTCGGGCCACACGCATGGCGGGCAGTTCTTTCCCTGGGGCTTCTTCGTGCGCCTGCAGCAGCCCTATACCGCCGGGCTGCACCGGCACGGCAGGATGTGGATCTACATCAGCCGGGGCACCGGCTACTGGGGACCGCCCAAGCGGCTGGGCGCGCCGTCCGAGATCACGCGGCTGCTCCTGCGCGCGGCGCCAGGCCCCCGCGTCTGA
- a CDS encoding alpha-hydroxy acid oxidase yields MLSLDDFEQAARRRLPRPIFGYIAGAAEDNQSLRANRDAFARYGFVPRVLVNVSARSQQFDLFGRRYDAPFGIAPMGLSALSAYRGDIVQARAARASNIPAILSGTSLIPLEDVIQAAPGTWFQAYLPGDPARIDALVERARKSGYETLVLTVDIPVSANRENNVRTGFSTPLKPSLRLAWDGLTRPRWLAGTFLRTLLAHGMPHFENSFATRGAPILSASVLRDFSARDHLSWEHVARIRRQWPGALVIKGILHPDDAALAREHGVDGIIVSNHGGRQLDGAVPPLLALPGVLDAAGDMPVMLDSGVRRGGDVLKALALGARCVFVGRPFNYAAAIGGEAGVAHAIGLLRAEVDRNMAMLGINRLDELHPGLLRRDELPGR; encoded by the coding sequence ATGCTGTCGCTGGACGACTTCGAGCAGGCCGCGCGCCGGCGCCTGCCGCGCCCCATCTTCGGCTACATCGCCGGCGCGGCCGAGGACAACCAGTCGCTGCGCGCCAACCGCGACGCGTTCGCGCGCTACGGCTTCGTGCCGCGCGTGCTGGTGAACGTATCGGCCCGCTCGCAGCAATTCGACCTGTTCGGCCGCCGCTACGACGCGCCGTTCGGCATCGCGCCCATGGGCCTGAGCGCGCTGTCGGCCTATCGCGGCGACATCGTCCAGGCCCGCGCCGCGCGTGCGTCCAACATCCCCGCCATCCTCAGCGGCACCTCGCTGATTCCGCTTGAAGACGTGATCCAGGCCGCGCCCGGCACCTGGTTCCAGGCCTATCTGCCCGGCGATCCGGCCCGCATCGACGCGCTGGTCGAGCGCGCCCGCAAGTCCGGCTACGAGACCCTGGTGCTGACCGTGGACATTCCCGTGTCCGCCAATCGCGAGAACAATGTGCGTACCGGCTTCTCCACGCCGCTCAAGCCCAGCCTGCGGCTGGCCTGGGACGGCCTGACCCGGCCGCGCTGGCTGGCCGGCACCTTCCTGCGCACGCTGCTGGCGCATGGCATGCCGCACTTCGAGAACTCCTTCGCCACGCGCGGCGCGCCCATCCTGTCGGCCTCCGTGCTGCGCGATTTCTCGGCCCGTGACCACCTGAGCTGGGAGCACGTGGCCCGCATCCGCCGGCAATGGCCCGGCGCGCTGGTCATCAAGGGCATCCTGCATCCGGACGACGCGGCCCTGGCGCGCGAGCATGGCGTGGACGGCATCATCGTCTCCAACCATGGCGGCCGCCAGCTCGACGGCGCGGTGCCGCCGCTGCTGGCGCTGCCGGGCGTGCTGGACGCTGCCGGCGACATGCCGGTGATGCTGGACAGCGGCGTGCGCCGGGGCGGCGACGTGCTCAAGGCGCTGGCGCTGGGTGCGCGCTGCGTGTTCGTGGGCCGACCCTTCAATTACGCGGCCGCCATCGGCGGCGAGGCCGGCGTGGCGCACGCCATCGGCCTGCTGCGCGCCGAAGTCGACCGCAACATGGCCATGCTCGGCATCAACCGGCTCGACGAGCTGCATCCCGGCCTGCTGCGCCGCGACGAGTTGCCAGGGCGCTGA